The proteins below come from a single Necator americanus strain Aroian chromosome V, whole genome shotgun sequence genomic window:
- a CDS encoding hypothetical protein (NECATOR_CHRV.G20732.T1) yields the protein MLNELNEAGKRIGLRINRKKTQFMKNAYSEDGGVQLEGSRIVETSSYIHHERSMNMENDLKEELNRRMRAAWAAVAAVREATDQLADQDLRAHLFDATVLPAL from the coding sequence atgctcaacgaattgaacgaagcagggaagagaataggactacgaataaacagaaagaaaacacagttcatgaagaacgcctacagcgaggacggaggagtacaacttgaaggctcccgaatcgtggaaacttcgtcatacatACACCACgaacgttctatgaacatggaaaacgacttaaaggaagaactgaatagaagaatgagagcagcatgggcagcagtcgcagccgtcagggaagctacggaccaactggcggaccaagatcttcgtgcccatctgttcg
- a CDS encoding hypothetical protein (NECATOR_CHRV.G20733.T1) → MEIITERFYSNLFRSSTPVSSPISPTAEASPRILPSEVRVANKSMKTGTAPGSDFISADSLRAGGHLLHVILAAHMTSYLQKERIPDQWKTSRTVLIHKKGDREDLWN, encoded by the coding sequence atggaaatcattacggagaggttctactcgaaccttttccgttcatcaactcctgtgtcaagtcCGATCAGCCCTACTGCTGAAGCttcaccacggattctcccttcggaagtacgagtcgctaacAAGAGCATGAAaactggcacagcccccggatctgattttatatcagcagactctctacgggctggtggccatctccttcatgtaatcttagcagcgcacatgacatcctaccttcagaaagaaaggatcccggACCAGTGGAaaacctcgcgaaccgttcttatccataagaaaggtgatcGAGAGGACCTTTGGAACTag
- a CDS encoding hypothetical protein (NECATOR_CHRV.G20734.T1), translated as MLRRQDRRLLQDSKVIPTDHVAAQHHLLVMDLKISRPRKRHPRTETQRIKWWNLKDRKEVFFASVAPSTLPHPTRSVEEMWLSTSSVIRLTAENTLGKTTLGKPKVQKATWFWNEEVQAAIREKKSKYKLWWRTRQPEDRGAYLAAKREAKKAVSKAKSDRYKAVYDMLDTREGERAVYRLVRARHRSTLDMEHTKIVKGADGAVLRRSGQILERWREYYNHLCNEEFCHPPIPTVPSVEGPVLPITAVEVSAALAKMKSNKATGPDDIPVDIWKLLGDRGSMWLATLFNKIVAEGRTPDVWQTSVTVPVWKGKGDIADCTSYRPIRLLCHTMKIFERVLEARLRKIVSVSLNQCGFVKDCSTIDAIHAVRILLEKHREKNRSVHLAFLDLEKAFDRVPHELLWMSMRSHRVPEEYVRWTKLLYAKPTSVVRCAVGTSRPFPVRVGVHQGSSLSPLLFILCMDTITKEIQKQHPWTLLFADDVMLASESRDDLQKQVQSWKDQLQQYGLRLNTSKTEYMECGPRIEDGSIRVDGTELNKVNCFKYLGSKVTSTGDIDQEGRARVNAAWMKWKMATGVLCDKKVPVRLKSKIYRTVVRPVALYGCECWPTTKALERVLHAMEMRMLRWTIGVTLKEKVSNDTVRSIFGVVPITEKMKEARLRWFGHVLRREEDSVAKTALKLDVSGVRPRGRPKIRWLDRVKLDMIDARLCTADAMDRTKWKTRSRKADPATTRDKR; from the coding sequence atgttacgccgacaagatcgccgacttctgcaggattcaaaagtcatccctacagatcatgtcgctgcccaacaccatctgctcgttatggacttgaaaatctcccgtccaaggaagagacatccaaggactgaaacacagcgcatcaaatggtggaatctgaaggatcgaaaggaggtatttttcgcgtccgtggctccatctacacttccccaccctactcgtagtgtggaggaaatgtggttgtctacttccagcgttatacgcttgaccgcggaaaacactctgggaaagacgactctaggtaagccaaaggtacaaaaggctacgtggttttggaacgaggaagttcaggcggcaattcgtgagaagaagtccaagtataagctctggtggaggacgcgtcagcctgaagatcggggtgcttacctagcggcgaagagggaggctaagaaggcagtctccaaggcgaagtcggaccgctacaaggctgtgtacgacatgcttgataccagagaaggcgagcgggcagtgtatcgtttagtcagagcacgtcatcgctcaacgttggatatggagcacaccaagatcgttaagggagctgatggagccgttctgcgccgctctggtcagatcctggagaggtggcgagagtactacaatcacttgtgtaacgaagagttctgtcatcctcccatcccaaccgttcccagcgtcgagggtcctgttctaccaattactgccgtcgaagtcagtgctgccctcgcaaaaatgaagtcgaacaaggcaaccggtcctgatgacatacctgttgatatctggaagctgctaggagatcgagggtccatgtggctcgcaactctatttaacaagatcgttgcagaaggacggactccagacgtttggcaaacttccgtgaccgtgcctgtctggaaagggaaaggagacattgctgactgcacctcgtacaggcctatacgactgctctgccatacgatgaagatttttgagcgtgtcctggaagctcgtctgaggaaaattgttagcgtttcactcaaccagtgcggttttgtgaaggactgcagcactatagatgctatccatgctgtccgaatcctcctggagaaacatcgagagaagaaccgcagtgtgcatcttgcttttctcgatctcgagaaagctttcgaccgtgtcccacatgagctgttatggatgtccatgaggtcgcatagagtaccagaagaatatgtgaggtggacgaagctgctttatgcgaagcctaccagcgttgtacgatgtgctgttggaacaagcaggccattccctgtacgagtaggggttcatcagggttcatccctctcacctctgctgttcatactgtgcatggacacgataacgaaggaaatccagaagcagcatccgtggactctactctttgccgacgatgtcatgctcgcgtcggagtctcgagatgatcttcagaaacaagtgcagtcttggaaggatcagctgcagcaatatggattgcgcctcaacacatcaaaaactgagtacatggagtgcggaccaaggatagaggatggttcaattcgtgttgatggcaccgaattaaacaaggtgaactgcttcaagtaccttggatccaaagtgacttccacaggcgacattgatcaagaaggtcgagcacgtgttaatgctgcatggatgaaatggaaaatggcaacaggggtactgtgcgacaagaaagtccctgttcgactgaagtcgaagatctacaggacggtagtgcgtcctgttgccctttacggatgcgagtgctggccgacaacgaaagccttggaaagagtgctgcacgctatggagatgcggatgttgaggtggacgataggtgtgacgctaaaagagaaagtatccaacgacactgtgcgctccatcttcggtgtcgtcccgataactgagaagatgaaggaggcgcgactgagatggtttggtcacgtattgcggcgggaggaagattctgttgccaaaaccgctctgaagctcgacgtttcaggagtgaggccgcgcgggaggccaaagattcgctggttagaccgtgtgaagctggatatgatagatgcacgtttgtgtacggctgatgcaatggatagaaccaaatggaagacaagaagcagaaaagcggaccctgcaacaacgcgggacaaacgctag